Genomic window (Nicotiana sylvestris chromosome 7, ASM39365v2, whole genome shotgun sequence):
CTCTATGagcgggtgatgctgggtttTTCCTAATTTGAGGAACAGGCTGTAGCAGACCCATTTGAACAAGCTTTGGTAACAGGCTAGAGTAGGGTTTGCCAATTGGTGTAAAATTTGTCCTCTTGGGTGGTTCATGagggtggaaattattttgtggaggccgggggttgtagtggttttggtaagGAGGCTGGTTTCTAGAAAATGGAGCTTGGTTCTGGTTGGTTTGTTGTTGTGGCCGGacataaggttgagcattcatgaccgtGTATGGCTGAGGAGCATAAGCTACATCTTGGTGGTGGTAATAGTGTTGCGGGCTCCTTTATGAGAAAAGGGATCTAGGAGTATGGTGTTTTCTTGCACCCAACGCTGCCATGGatatttcttcctttttcttacCCCTCGCTactcctccagacccaccctgaatggcttgggaggtagcttTGATGGCGGATTGGATCAAGATTTACCTtgttttcaaccatttcgccaatTTTGATTGCTTCGGCGAATGACttacccattgcggacatcatgttttgaaaataatcagcctcttgggcttggaggaagaccgtgaccatttcaatctcgtccattggaggctttagCCTGGAGGCTTGCTCACACCATTTGACAAcgtactctcggaagctttccgaggatttcttctttagatttgccAATGAGTTCCTATCAAGGGCAATATTAATATTGTACTGAAACTGCCTGACGAAGTCCCGAGCAAGGTCATCCTAGATATTCCAACGGGATATATCTTGATCTATATACCATTAAGACGCGATTCTAGCCAAACTCTCTCCAAAATAGGCCATGAGGAGCTCCTCTTTTTCGCCcgctccccgcaactggttgcaatatcttttgaggtgggcaatgggatctccgTGCCggtcatatttctcaaactttggggttttaaATCCCAATGGTagatgcacgtgagggaacatacaTAAATCGGCATAAGATACACTTTTTTGTCCACTCAAACCCTGTATGTTTTTGAGACTCTGCTCTATGCTTCTCATCTTTCtctccatctcctctagctcaggGGTTTTGGTGGCTTTCTCTTGCCCTGCGGTAAACGCATACTGGGGTGGTTGGGAGTAAGTATAGGTGGGAACCTGTGTAGGTTCCAGTGGGAAAGATGGTGTTTGGAAGGTGAAGTATGATGGGTCAAAGTTGGGCCTGGGCAGTGTAGGCTGTGCCGAAGTCGAGCAAGGCGGAACTGTGAAGATATTCGAAGTTGCACctgaagctaacacctggggacgagcctcagaaggtgttcccacaAAGTTGGCGGAAATAGTAGGGTAtcctagtggggtatttggatagtttatggggatgttggatgTCCCACTTTCCCGGAGAAAAAACTCAAGAAatccagggattgcacttggtggTTCTCTTCCGTTTGCCCAGGCGTCCCATATTTCTatcatgcggagacgcagtaACTTGTTTTTCTCGGCAGCTGCCGATTCTGAAGTTGGGATGCTCGAGATCAAACTCTCATCCGtaataggaactgttggcagagtcatttctgaagacatttcaatGCTTCCCTTCAACCTCGTGAAGTACGGATGCGAAGCGAGACTACCaaaaaaccaaccacctttttaTAAAACCTGGGCTTAACAGTAGATAACAAACCGGTCAGTTTgaagcaaataacacataggtaatcgcacgttggggtgtgatgcacctatacagtcaaATGTGTTTCTACGTGTTTcgcaacggttgcatgtttcatcccggctttaCGTATTTTCCCCGATTTTCTCTTTTTCCACCTCCCAATCTTCCACATttttttcgctctcttttctcatttttttctttgattttccttcagctctcttttcttcccttttgggtttttcttctggggctttcttttcacatccctctcttattggaattatttacaaaatcatgaccggatccgatgaggattgcctatgtattacgacgccacgtgaatcagatcattacgtagttcaagaaaataaagaaataaaaaaaaaattggggaattttttattttcattaataaaaactcctaaactttctattacaaaagacttcaaactactcaTTTTCTTGGAAAAACTACGAAAAAACTTAAAATAAaccaaaatacagactcgataagTGAAAAATCAGGAATACATTAAGGATTCGACTCCTGGGGCCcatgggacatcattcggtctcgccacaggcctatatgcgagatccccttgaagtcgctccaaatcactcattatctggcggacaaatgtcatcactgcagcAAAGAAAGTGGTttgagtcatgtcctcacatgctTGCCATTTCATgacaatgtagtcggcaatggctctaaccctctctcggaTTCTGCCCTTTTCCTGAAGCATATGCCCGACCTACTGATTCCTGGATTCTAATACCTGAATGTCGTGATGGTTTTGAATTTGAAATTGTTTTATTTCTTCCTCCATCTATGCtatcaaagcataacaatgttccctatcagctttaaagtccttggcctgcttggctgcctcattctcaagggtagttaactttctcttcagattggtgattgtcccttcatattttcttttcatttgatgCATAAACTGTGCCCGCCCTTCTGCGTTCTTTGCCAATTGGGCCCGGACTTTTTCTAGACTGGCTTCAGACTTTTCTAGTTCATCTTGATACTCAAGTGCTTTCTTTCtaagactgcttataagcctttcatccgctcggcttcttttCGGGTTTCTAGTAGCTATTCTCAttttctggatttgagctttgagggcttcattttcctgagttagctttttctcTTCACCTTCATCTGTGGCAGCCTGGATACTGTTGCGAAACTTGAGGTCCTTGATTTGTCCTTCTAATTTACTTATTTTGGCCCTATAgatttcttcttttgccaaccagccccactgctcttccAAGTCATGGTGAATTGTTGAACATGAgctctcttagcaggtctctcaGGAATCTAGAACCTTTTACCGAACCAAATAATGTACTTGGGGTCTACTTCACCTCTATCTAGATCCCGCACCAtagtcttaggttcaagaaatctacATTCATTCCACACTTGGTGAACTCTTCCTTCCGGAAATACGGCCTTTGGGCCCAATTCGACGACATGTCCACTCAAATATTCATCATGGGGACGTTTTGAAATCTTCCCAATTGATGCAAAACCCTATGAGGAGCATATGGatggatgctccggatgcccatcaGGAGAAGATAACATACTTTGGCTGACATGTACACAACTTCGGTAATAGGGAGCCATCCGAACGCCCATTCAATTTTATCAAAAGTCAAAGAGCTCAAACGTGCCAACCAAGCCTCGATACCCTCGGGAAATCCAACACCCACtactcggctttcaaattcttcgatgtaGTTCAAACCGGTCATGCCATAATTCATATACCCGgcccggtggcagagatgttcctaTATCCACAACTGTAGTAATaagttgcaaccttggaagaacttccCGACTTCTCGACAGATGGTCAAAGCTCGGTAAATTTCAGACAAAATCAAGGGAACCAGagtgccattagctttcttgattgcgACGTCAGCCATTCCCACTAGGC
Coding sequences:
- the LOC138873619 gene encoding spindle pole body component 110-like, with the protein product MADVAIKKANGTLVPLILSEIYRALTICREVGKFFQEQWGWLAKEEIYRAKISKLEGQIKDLKFRNSIQAATDEGEEKKLTQENEALKAQIQKMRIATRNPKRSRADERLISSLRKKALEYQDELEKSEASLEKVRAQLAKNAEGRAQFMHQMKRKYEGTITNLKRKLTTLENEAAKQAKDFKADREHCYALIA